In one Pyxidicoccus xibeiensis genomic region, the following are encoded:
- a CDS encoding SNF2-related protein has product MMDDFQIDARRLRFLDNPARYIEHETGGLQVEPLARQFKTAKEILSRLAGGRGVLLADDVGLGKTTVGALVAWVVACQDKRVRIYAPNEVLRRRWAEELERHVPLLEQLGASYDRIKQGDVGKLNAGRIQIATHHALVKSHGNNELRTACDLMIIDEAHRAKGDGSAFNEALRNLGDRAKRKLILTATPFSIRLAELEQLLQFAGATELEAVRRYAGELKRLYTLGDGHDVTAESKRLVSAARAAIEELQPYLIRHGVDDLSASERKHFGAVSAERWEIPTAPATQEDLALLLRMDRLLQLTPERKGERRNDPRFHIGWQHVGTRLERATERAKDGSDHAALRHIKAATKALSVRRTMPHPKIAAVSEAIRPLLDAGEKVLVFCHHRATASELLGALERSLKAASDSRSGPPEKVWRAAWESLLPGKDALVAPIIDWLSTPGLRLQIGGWLGKPASTAKALADQFATIRPRNAPSGVPTILEAATTLTESLLDTQSTSTRALLKSIVKGTHTFGGKASQFPGRLDDGLRAMGAWDHDGHGESPKTLYTGKPDIVLALFNSPFGPDVLVTTDRLSEGVDLHRCCRYLIHYELDPSPVRTLQRNGRVRRVGSWAALTGQPICYAYPTFGGTRDEKAVGIMRQRINAFGLLLGGVPSLDDEAGYCEQSFAEAVLRGARKDLELLNRRLCV; this is encoded by the coding sequence ATGATGGACGACTTTCAGATCGACGCCCGGAGGTTGCGCTTCCTCGACAACCCTGCTCGGTACATCGAACACGAGACGGGCGGCCTCCAGGTTGAGCCGCTCGCGAGGCAGTTCAAGACAGCGAAGGAGATCCTCTCTCGACTCGCGGGCGGACGTGGTGTGCTGCTGGCCGACGACGTTGGGCTCGGCAAGACGACGGTCGGCGCGCTCGTCGCGTGGGTCGTCGCCTGCCAGGACAAGCGCGTGCGAATCTACGCGCCTAACGAGGTCCTGCGTCGGCGCTGGGCCGAGGAGCTCGAGCGCCACGTGCCCCTGCTCGAGCAGCTCGGCGCGAGCTACGACCGCATCAAGCAAGGCGACGTCGGGAAGCTGAACGCGGGGCGCATCCAGATCGCGACCCATCACGCACTGGTCAAGAGCCACGGTAACAATGAGCTGCGCACCGCGTGCGACCTCATGATCATCGACGAGGCGCACCGTGCGAAGGGGGACGGCAGCGCGTTCAACGAGGCGCTCCGAAACCTCGGCGACCGCGCGAAGCGGAAGCTGATTCTCACCGCCACGCCGTTTAGCATCAGGCTCGCTGAGCTGGAGCAACTGCTGCAGTTCGCCGGCGCAACCGAACTCGAGGCGGTGCGACGCTATGCGGGAGAGTTGAAGCGACTCTACACCCTCGGCGATGGCCACGACGTCACCGCTGAGTCCAAGCGGCTCGTGAGCGCTGCGAGGGCGGCGATAGAAGAACTGCAGCCATACCTCATCCGTCACGGCGTCGACGACCTGTCGGCGTCAGAGCGGAAGCACTTCGGTGCCGTCAGCGCAGAGCGATGGGAGATCCCAACGGCACCTGCGACGCAGGAGGATCTCGCGCTGCTCCTACGGATGGACCGCCTCCTCCAGCTCACACCGGAGCGGAAGGGTGAACGGCGGAACGACCCGCGCTTCCACATCGGCTGGCAGCACGTCGGCACCAGGCTCGAGCGAGCCACGGAGCGGGCCAAAGACGGCTCCGACCACGCTGCTCTCCGTCACATCAAGGCGGCGACGAAGGCGCTGAGCGTCAGGCGCACGATGCCCCACCCAAAGATTGCGGCGGTCAGCGAGGCCATCCGGCCGCTGCTGGACGCTGGCGAGAAGGTGCTCGTGTTCTGCCACCACCGCGCGACTGCAAGCGAGTTGCTCGGCGCGCTGGAGCGATCCCTGAAGGCAGCGAGCGATTCGCGGAGCGGTCCGCCTGAGAAGGTGTGGCGTGCAGCGTGGGAGTCGTTGCTGCCCGGCAAGGATGCCCTCGTGGCACCGATCATCGATTGGCTCAGCACGCCCGGTCTGCGGTTGCAGATCGGTGGCTGGCTCGGCAAGCCGGCGAGCACCGCGAAGGCTCTGGCGGACCAGTTCGCGACAATCAGACCGCGCAATGCGCCCTCCGGCGTGCCGACGATTCTCGAGGCGGCGACGACGCTGACGGAGTCTCTCCTCGACACGCAGTCGACGTCGACGCGCGCCCTCTTGAAGAGCATTGTGAAGGGAACGCACACCTTCGGCGGCAAGGCCTCCCAGTTCCCGGGGCGCCTCGATGACGGCCTTCGAGCAATGGGCGCATGGGACCACGATGGTCACGGCGAGTCGCCGAAGACGCTGTACACGGGCAAGCCCGACATCGTGCTCGCGCTCTTCAATAGCCCGTTCGGGCCCGACGTGCTCGTCACCACCGACCGCCTGAGCGAGGGCGTCGATCTGCATCGCTGCTGCCGATACCTAATCCACTATGAACTCGATCCCAGCCCCGTGCGCACATTGCAGCGCAACGGCCGCGTGCGTCGCGTCGGTTCGTGGGCGGCGCTCACGGGCCAGCCGATCTGCTACGCGTACCCGACGTTCGGCGG
- a CDS encoding DEAD/DEAH box helicase, translating to MAGLARLHPHLQHAIIHDLGWRSLRPVQELTIDAILDGCNAVVLAPTAGGKTEASIFPVLSRILTEDLKPVCALYVCPIRALLNNQEERLSSYARMVGLEVFKWHGDVSDSKKKKFRETPAHILMTTPESLEVMMISERTDAKALFSGLSAVIIDEVHAFAADDRGAHLASLLERLVAMTGRDIQRIGLSATVGNPHVIGEWLQGSSKRPFRLVDPPKAKAQRDLRLDLCVDISEAAAAIGQVARGKKSLVFVESRSKAEKVAHALAGTGVEVFIHHSSVSRADRTLAEEQFAKGQNTAIVCTSTMELGIDVGDLDQVIQVDAPASVASFLQRLGRTGRRANTRANCTFFCLSSESLLQSVALLRLAEAGWVEDVTPAAHAMHVLAHQVMALILQEGGISRHKLMPWVEAAYPFSSVRPERVQELVDTMLEREILYEADGLLSLGQRGEKLYGRKNFFELYAVFTAPPVMRVQHGKEDVGYIQALFVSMHDASKGPLCFRLSGRAWEVGQIDYGKGVLHVRPADYGRVPSWLGLPGVLSNALCQGMHDVLLHEKQEGAWLSKAAAAELAVVRDSYDGLLEEGTASLEDHPDGVQWHTFAGGAVNRLLAAGLEQKSGKKWVAGNLSLRCKDIAFTAAGDAIRSLADLNWERIAADAAREMARGMLSKFQPCLPEEAEDRLLSERLLDHAGTLRFLASVKVNGSRVAARPTGMRLADVEATGPLPLELAPRAVPGVAAAPKNDVQWVDTPAALRVVSEELRAADVVGLDVETALDFGTLCLLQIATRKRTFLIDPLAVGDLKPILDVLSGAVPVKVIHNARFERRVLAAIGVALDGVYDTLVASRRARGTDALGGHSLAMVCERELGIVLDKTSQTSNWSRRPLDADQLKYAALDAEVLLALHERFNELGVTPDTGGGQHDGQR from the coding sequence ATGGCGGGACTCGCGCGCCTTCATCCGCACCTGCAGCACGCGATCATCCACGACCTGGGCTGGCGCTCGCTCCGCCCTGTCCAGGAGCTGACGATCGACGCGATCCTCGATGGCTGCAACGCTGTGGTGCTCGCTCCGACAGCCGGAGGAAAGACCGAGGCGTCGATCTTCCCGGTGCTCTCGCGGATTCTCACGGAGGACCTGAAGCCCGTCTGCGCGCTCTACGTGTGCCCCATCCGCGCGCTCCTCAACAACCAAGAGGAGCGGCTCTCGTCGTACGCGCGCATGGTGGGCCTCGAGGTCTTCAAGTGGCACGGCGATGTCTCGGACTCGAAGAAGAAGAAGTTCCGCGAGACGCCCGCGCACATCCTGATGACCACCCCCGAGTCGCTCGAGGTCATGATGATCTCCGAGCGCACCGACGCGAAGGCGCTCTTCTCGGGGCTCTCGGCGGTCATCATCGACGAGGTGCATGCGTTCGCCGCCGACGATCGCGGCGCGCATCTCGCGAGCCTGCTCGAACGCCTCGTCGCGATGACGGGCCGTGACATCCAGCGCATCGGCCTCTCGGCCACCGTCGGCAACCCGCATGTCATCGGCGAGTGGCTCCAGGGCTCGAGCAAGCGGCCGTTCCGCCTCGTCGACCCGCCGAAGGCGAAGGCGCAGCGTGACCTGCGCCTTGACCTGTGCGTTGACATCAGCGAGGCCGCGGCCGCCATCGGGCAGGTCGCGCGCGGCAAGAAGAGCCTCGTCTTCGTCGAGAGCCGCAGCAAGGCCGAGAAGGTCGCGCACGCTCTCGCTGGCACAGGAGTCGAGGTCTTCATCCACCACAGCTCGGTGAGCCGCGCCGACCGCACCCTCGCTGAGGAGCAGTTCGCCAAGGGGCAGAACACGGCCATCGTCTGCACCTCGACGATGGAGCTGGGCATCGATGTCGGCGACCTCGATCAGGTCATCCAGGTCGACGCGCCGGCCTCGGTCGCTTCGTTCCTCCAGCGCCTCGGACGCACCGGCCGCCGCGCGAACACGCGTGCCAACTGCACGTTCTTCTGCCTGAGCTCCGAGTCACTGCTCCAGTCGGTGGCGCTGCTGCGCCTCGCCGAGGCGGGATGGGTGGAGGACGTCACGCCCGCCGCTCACGCGATGCACGTGCTCGCGCACCAGGTGATGGCGCTCATTCTCCAAGAGGGAGGCATCTCGCGGCACAAGCTGATGCCGTGGGTCGAGGCCGCGTACCCGTTCTCATCGGTGCGCCCCGAGCGCGTCCAAGAACTGGTCGACACGATGCTCGAGCGCGAGATTCTCTACGAGGCCGACGGGCTCCTGTCGCTCGGCCAGCGCGGCGAGAAGCTCTACGGCCGCAAGAACTTCTTCGAGCTCTACGCCGTCTTCACCGCACCGCCGGTCATGCGCGTGCAGCACGGCAAGGAAGACGTCGGCTACATCCAGGCGCTTTTCGTCTCGATGCATGACGCCAGCAAGGGCCCGCTCTGCTTCCGTCTCTCCGGGCGCGCGTGGGAGGTCGGGCAGATCGACTACGGCAAGGGCGTGCTCCACGTGCGCCCCGCCGACTACGGCCGCGTGCCGAGCTGGCTCGGGCTGCCGGGCGTGCTCTCGAACGCGCTCTGCCAGGGCATGCACGACGTGCTGCTTCACGAGAAGCAGGAGGGCGCGTGGCTCAGCAAGGCCGCCGCCGCCGAGCTGGCTGTCGTGCGTGACAGCTACGACGGCCTCCTCGAGGAAGGCACGGCATCGCTCGAAGACCACCCCGATGGCGTCCAGTGGCACACCTTCGCGGGCGGTGCGGTGAACCGGCTCCTCGCGGCGGGCCTCGAGCAGAAGTCCGGCAAGAAGTGGGTGGCGGGGAACCTCTCGCTGCGTTGCAAGGACATCGCCTTCACGGCTGCGGGTGACGCGATCCGCTCGCTCGCCGACCTGAACTGGGAGCGCATCGCTGCCGACGCTGCCCGCGAGATGGCGCGCGGGATGCTCAGCAAATTCCAACCGTGCCTTCCCGAGGAGGCTGAGGACCGGCTCCTGTCCGAGCGCCTCCTCGATCATGCCGGCACGCTGCGATTCCTCGCCAGCGTGAAGGTCAACGGCTCCCGCGTGGCCGCGCGACCGACCGGCATGCGCCTCGCCGACGTCGAGGCCACCGGCCCGCTGCCCCTTGAGCTCGCCCCGCGCGCCGTCCCGGGCGTTGCCGCAGCGCCGAAGAACGACGTCCAGTGGGTGGACACGCCGGCGGCACTGCGCGTCGTCAGCGAGGAGCTGCGCGCCGCCGACGTCGTCGGCCTCGACGTCGAGACCGCGCTCGACTTCGGAACACTCTGTCTCCTGCAGATCGCGACGCGCAAGCGGACCTTCCTCATCGACCCGCTGGCCGTCGGTGACCTCAAGCCCATTCTCGACGTCCTCAGCGGCGCGGTGCCCGTGAAGGTCATCCACAACGCTCGCTTCGAGCGGCGCGTCCTCGCGGCCATCGGCGTCGCCCTCGACGGCGTCTACGACACCCTGGTGGCCTCGCGCCGCGCGCGCGGCACCGACGCCCTCGGCGGTCACAGCCTCGCGATGGTGTGCGAGCGCGAGCTGGGCATCGTCCTCGATAAGACCTCGCAGACCTCTAACTGGAGCCGCCGCCCGCTCGACGCCGACCAGTTGAAGTATGCCGCGCTCGACGCCGAGGTGCTCCTCGCGCTTCACGAGCGCTTCAACGAGCTGGGCGTCACGCCGGACACCGGGGGAGGCCAGCATGACGGCCAGCGCTGA
- the brxD gene encoding BREX system ATP-binding protein BrxD, with amino-acid sequence MAVVPESAAIVNALRSGLVPNVGLEHFATGLDALVGAVNEDLDFVAGGKGLSKWIRGEYGTGKTFAARYLCAKARERKFASSEVQISINDTPLHHLETVYRRLIEKLETAADGPNAFQAIVEGWLYQVGDEVTRLRGISEDDPGFPDATEQRLEDKLADLSKRNPAFAQVLRAYHRATHQGDFATAQGLLAWLAGQPHTDRSVLAAAGVKGKVDGQASLTFLAGLLQLLRQSGYAGLVVVLDEVETVQRMNAQTREKSLNALRQLMDVLAKEELPGLYLVVTGTRDFFEGYKGLKALAPLYQRVQVNFSEDTRFDNLKAPQVRLTPFTDDRLLTVGTRIRNLYPAKNPARLTERVSDAFLQGLVTQVTAGFGGKVALAPRMFLRELIDVMDRVDIHEAYDPREHYKLALDDGKLTAEELAAKHGRPVEEPPEGPEEPTSNDSEEPPPAPKRKRLDG; translated from the coding sequence ATGGCTGTCGTCCCCGAATCAGCAGCCATCGTGAACGCGCTCCGCAGTGGTCTCGTGCCGAACGTGGGGCTCGAACACTTCGCGACCGGCCTCGACGCGCTCGTTGGAGCGGTCAACGAGGACCTCGATTTCGTTGCCGGCGGCAAGGGCCTGTCGAAGTGGATTCGCGGCGAGTACGGCACCGGCAAGACCTTCGCCGCGCGCTACCTGTGCGCGAAGGCGCGCGAGCGGAAGTTCGCATCTTCCGAGGTACAGATCTCGATCAACGACACACCGCTCCATCACCTGGAGACGGTGTACCGGCGCCTCATCGAGAAGCTCGAGACGGCAGCCGACGGGCCCAATGCGTTCCAAGCCATCGTCGAGGGGTGGCTCTATCAGGTCGGCGACGAGGTCACGCGCCTGCGCGGTATCAGTGAGGACGACCCAGGCTTCCCCGACGCGACCGAGCAGCGGCTCGAGGACAAGCTCGCCGACCTCTCGAAGCGCAACCCCGCCTTCGCGCAGGTGCTTCGCGCTTACCACCGAGCGACGCACCAGGGCGACTTCGCCACCGCGCAGGGCCTGCTCGCGTGGCTCGCTGGGCAGCCGCACACGGATCGCTCCGTGCTCGCGGCGGCGGGCGTGAAGGGCAAGGTCGACGGCCAGGCGTCGCTGACGTTCCTGGCCGGGCTGCTCCAGTTGCTCCGGCAGTCGGGCTACGCCGGGCTCGTCGTCGTCCTCGACGAGGTCGAGACCGTGCAGCGCATGAACGCGCAGACGCGCGAGAAGTCGCTCAACGCGCTCCGGCAGCTCATGGACGTGCTCGCGAAGGAAGAGCTGCCCGGGCTGTACCTGGTGGTCACCGGCACGCGCGACTTCTTCGAGGGCTACAAGGGATTGAAGGCGCTCGCGCCGCTGTACCAGCGCGTGCAGGTGAACTTCTCTGAGGACACTCGCTTCGACAACCTGAAGGCCCCGCAGGTGCGGCTCACGCCGTTCACGGACGACCGCCTGCTCACGGTTGGCACTCGAATCCGCAACTTGTACCCCGCGAAGAACCCGGCGCGCCTCACCGAGCGCGTCAGCGACGCGTTCCTCCAGGGGCTCGTGACGCAGGTCACGGCGGGCTTCGGCGGCAAGGTGGCGCTGGCGCCGCGCATGTTCCTCCGCGAGCTGATCGACGTGATGGACCGCGTCGACATCCACGAGGCCTACGATCCGCGCGAGCACTACAAGCTCGCGCTCGACGACGGAAAGCTCACCGCCGAGGAGCTCGCCGCCAAGCACGGGCGCCCCGTCGAAGAGCCGCCCGAGGGGCCCGAAGAGCCGACTTCCAACGACAGCGAGGAACCGCCCCCGGCTCCAAAGCGGAAACGACTGGACGGGTAG
- the pglZ gene encoding BREX-2 system phosphatase PglZ, producing MSAAQLLLRRLLDQAGGVSETGYLLVIDGEGLENLPDQMPTPKGSYGVHRISSELGLRHLLWKAKGAPLIAVMPEDVARRIQNAPDLLRRARNQRVHALSVNDVLEVVLGVRVVGADAPYMQQLALENVDRLGFVMSHRTLPTVVDRRLLTELLVDVSVGEQVRTRSPAQLLATWVQEPPRWSPNISQLVRDAMPSLHGDEGRLLAWALAEPEKRLRELVVYGAVLTVEAAELPKPAWGTLWKAATEPPLEMDRRILRRTVARLAEETLALLGDAAGDLLAGADRVGRESLTPTQLQTSRVLPLAFSDRCHELAQQAANGRAISAADITWLSNHRAARMHRGDLAVLESMARISRYLDQPFSPKLGLLEQVRDYQRGGAFVDLAMMQLRRALASSVHYHAEANKLLAACRERRDRENRHFAETLSGGYEAALHREGLTPLHRLWKRTVAPVWQQEPDARLFLVVLDGCSYPVFLELLYTLAQDSSFPLGIKPDASGLVAGLPALSPLPTVTSHARGAIFLGELPNDPLVAETVFRDQDEAKTDKARFNQNAALGSRKRRLFLKGDLTDGGQELLSALDDESLSVVGVVFNAVDDQIGSSNTGATVKISPEDITAFKPALRVALNAKRRVLITADHGHSPFVDKSLRSGNGKTPRYTALGKHDPVPEGFIEIDVAGLGGPPERRAFAWRSGAYLGGSQVGFHGGCGLEEVVVPLAWLERDGLHADEPAWWYGRGALAEVTTEAKPVQPPIVTPLPSDEVPAKPKAQLSLFNPADKADSLPIPKELLAKLSLDEKSILVLLRETGSARASELAERLKKNPGRLNGLMRSLRRTLHEGGHVLFSDEVLPSGETMYRYQPKGGR from the coding sequence GTGAGTGCTGCCCAGCTCCTTCTCCGTCGTCTCCTCGATCAAGCTGGTGGTGTCAGCGAGACGGGCTACCTGCTTGTGATCGACGGCGAGGGCCTCGAGAACCTGCCGGACCAGATGCCAACGCCGAAGGGCTCCTACGGCGTGCATCGGATCTCGTCCGAGCTCGGACTTCGGCACTTGCTGTGGAAGGCGAAAGGAGCGCCTCTCATCGCCGTGATGCCCGAGGACGTGGCGCGGCGTATCCAGAACGCCCCGGACTTGCTGCGGCGCGCGCGCAACCAGCGCGTCCACGCGCTCTCGGTGAACGACGTGCTCGAGGTCGTACTTGGCGTGCGCGTCGTCGGCGCAGACGCGCCCTACATGCAACAGCTCGCGCTCGAGAACGTGGATCGCTTGGGCTTCGTGATGAGCCATCGAACGCTGCCCACGGTGGTCGACCGCCGGCTGCTCACGGAGTTGCTCGTCGACGTGAGCGTGGGCGAGCAGGTGCGGACGCGTAGCCCCGCGCAGCTTCTGGCCACTTGGGTACAGGAGCCGCCGCGCTGGTCGCCGAACATCAGCCAGCTCGTGCGCGACGCGATGCCCTCGCTTCACGGCGACGAGGGACGCCTTCTCGCGTGGGCGCTCGCCGAGCCGGAGAAGCGCCTGCGCGAGCTCGTGGTCTACGGCGCGGTCCTCACGGTCGAAGCCGCCGAACTGCCGAAGCCCGCCTGGGGCACGCTGTGGAAGGCCGCCACCGAGCCTCCGCTCGAGATGGACCGGCGCATCCTCCGGCGCACCGTCGCGCGACTCGCGGAGGAGACGCTGGCGCTCCTGGGCGACGCGGCGGGTGACCTCCTCGCCGGTGCAGATCGCGTCGGGCGTGAAAGCCTCACGCCCACGCAGCTCCAGACCAGCCGCGTGCTTCCGCTCGCATTCTCGGACCGCTGCCATGAGCTCGCGCAGCAGGCGGCCAACGGGAGGGCGATCAGCGCCGCCGACATCACGTGGCTGTCGAACCACCGCGCGGCGCGCATGCATCGCGGCGACCTCGCGGTGCTCGAGTCGATGGCGCGCATCTCGCGCTACCTCGACCAGCCCTTCAGCCCGAAGCTCGGCCTGCTCGAGCAGGTACGCGACTACCAGCGGGGTGGTGCGTTCGTCGACCTGGCGATGATGCAACTGCGCCGCGCGCTCGCGAGCAGCGTCCACTACCACGCCGAGGCCAACAAGCTGCTCGCCGCGTGCCGTGAGCGCCGCGACCGCGAGAACCGCCACTTCGCCGAGACGCTCTCCGGTGGTTACGAGGCCGCGCTCCACCGCGAGGGGCTCACGCCGCTGCACCGACTCTGGAAGCGCACCGTCGCGCCCGTGTGGCAGCAGGAACCCGACGCGCGCCTCTTCCTCGTCGTGCTGGACGGCTGCAGCTACCCGGTGTTCCTCGAGTTGCTCTACACGCTCGCGCAGGACAGCTCTTTCCCACTCGGCATCAAGCCCGATGCAAGCGGGCTCGTCGCGGGCCTTCCGGCGCTCTCGCCGCTGCCGACCGTCACGAGCCACGCACGCGGCGCCATCTTCCTTGGCGAGCTGCCGAACGACCCGCTCGTCGCCGAGACCGTGTTCCGGGACCAGGACGAGGCGAAGACAGACAAGGCGCGCTTCAACCAGAACGCCGCCCTCGGCAGCCGCAAGCGGCGTCTCTTCCTCAAGGGCGACCTGACCGACGGCGGCCAGGAGCTTCTTTCCGCGCTCGACGACGAGTCGCTCTCGGTGGTCGGCGTCGTGTTCAACGCGGTCGACGACCAGATCGGTTCGTCGAATACGGGCGCGACGGTGAAGATCTCGCCGGAGGACATCACCGCCTTCAAGCCCGCCCTGCGCGTGGCGCTCAATGCGAAGCGGCGCGTGCTCATCACGGCCGACCACGGTCACAGCCCCTTCGTCGACAAGTCGCTCCGCTCCGGCAACGGCAAGACGCCGCGCTACACCGCGCTCGGCAAGCATGATCCGGTGCCCGAGGGCTTCATCGAGATCGACGTCGCCGGGCTCGGCGGACCGCCCGAGCGGCGCGCCTTCGCTTGGCGCTCGGGCGCGTACCTCGGCGGGTCGCAGGTCGGATTCCACGGCGGATGCGGGCTCGAGGAGGTGGTCGTCCCTCTTGCTTGGCTGGAGCGCGATGGCCTCCACGCCGACGAGCCCGCGTGGTGGTACGGGCGCGGTGCGCTCGCCGAGGTCACCACCGAAGCGAAGCCGGTACAGCCGCCGATCGTGACGCCGCTGCCATCGGACGAAGTTCCCGCGAAGCCGAAGGCGCAGCTCTCGCTGTTCAACCCGGCCGACAAGGCGGACTCGCTGCCCATCCCGAAGGAGCTGCTCGCGAAGCTCAGCCTCGACGAGAAGAGCATCCTCGTGCTGCTGCGCGAGACGGGCTCTGCGCGGGCGAGCGAGCTGGCCGAACGCCTCAAGAAGAACCCGGGCCGCCTCAACGGACTCATGCGGTCGCTGCGCCGGACCCTTCACGAGGGGGGCCACGTTCTCTTCAGCGATGAAGTCCTGCCGAGTGGGGAGACCATGTACCGCTACCAGCCGAAGGGGGGACGCTGA